A portion of the Bubalus kerabau isolate K-KA32 ecotype Philippines breed swamp buffalo chromosome 1, PCC_UOA_SB_1v2, whole genome shotgun sequence genome contains these proteins:
- the LOC129627793 gene encoding olfactory receptor 2AJ1-like, whose product MGYENHTFSSDFILLGLFSSSQTSLIFFSIIFIIFIITMTENTMMIILIHRESRLHTPMYFLLSHLSFMDILHTSNIVPKMITDFLSGSKTISFVACGFQIFLSLTLLGGECLLLAAMSYDRYVAICHPLRYHILMNDYVSVLMAVGAWFIGIINSIIHTTYALHFPFCDSRAIDHFFCEVPAMLMLSCVDTTHYERGVYVSGIIFLLVPFFLIFASYVQILLTVLQMKSKEARKKSFPTCFFHMIVVIMYYGPFIFTYMRPKKYHTPGQDKSLAIFYTILTPTLNPIIYSIRNKDVLEAMKNTFSP is encoded by the coding sequence ATGGGATATGAGAATCACACTTTCAGCAGTGACTTCATTCTTTTGGGACTCTTCTCTTCTTCCCAAACaagtctgattttcttttccattatattcatcatttttattataacTATGACAGAAAATACAATGATGATTATCCTTATCCACAGGGAATCAAGACTCCATACTCCAATGTATTTCCTGCTCAGCCATCTCTCTTTTATGGATATCTTGCATACTAGCAACATTGTTCCCAAAATGATCACTGACTTTCTGTCAGGCAGCAAAACTATTTCATTTGTAGCCTGTGGCTTCCAGATATTTCTATCCCTCACCCTCTTGGGTGGTGAGTGCCTTCTCCTGGCAGCAATGTCCTACGATCGCTATGTAGCCATCTGTCACCCACTGCGCTACCACATTCTAATGAATGACTATGTCAGTGTTCTCATGGCTGTAGGGGCCTGGTTTATTGGGATAATCAACTCCATAATTCACACAACTTATgcacttcactttcccttttgtgACTCAAGAGCCATTGATCACTTTTTCTGTGAAGTCCCCGCCATGTTGATGTTGTCCTGTGTGGACACAACACACTATGAACGAGGAGTTTATGTAAGTGGCATCATTTTTCTGCTGGTCCCTTTCTTTCTAATCTTTGCGTCTTATGTCCAAATTCTCCTTACTGTCCTCCAAATGAAATCAAAAGAGGCAAGGAAAAAGTCATTTCCTACCTGCTTCTTCCACATGATTGTGGTCATAATGTACTATGGGCCTTTTATTTTCACATACATGAGACCTAAAAAGTACCACACTCCAGGCCAGGATAAATCCCTGGCAATTTTCTATACCATCCTCACACCTACTTTAAACCCAATTATCTACAGCATTAGAAATAAAGATGTTTTAGAGGCAATGAAAAATACGTTTTCTCCATAA